One genomic segment of Ehrlichia chaffeensis str. Arkansas includes these proteins:
- the xth gene encoding exodeoxyribonuclease III, whose product MTLKIATWNVNSIRKRLDHLCNWLINSAIDIALLQEIKCTDEQFPFFDVESLGYKCYVHGQKARNGVAIITRYPIVGELVTSIFSSDYKSKLCYELSSENFIYNCDESRYLECVVLHHNIKIRIASIYVPNGQSIDSDAFQYKLGFFDQLREHALSLLKKEEILILGGDYNVAPYPIDVYDPEVMDGKLCFHKSEREKFRSILNLGFTDSFRVLNDYEKKFSWWNYKAGAWQQNRGLRIDNLLLSPQATDKLLSCVIHDKLRGLDTPSDHAPVVCELDLSS is encoded by the coding sequence ATGACTTTAAAAATAGCTACATGGAATGTCAACTCTATTAGGAAAAGGTTGGATCATTTATGTAATTGGCTAATTAATAGTGCTATTGATATAGCGTTGTTGCAAGAAATAAAGTGTACAGATGAACAGTTTCCTTTTTTTGATGTGGAATCATTAGGATATAAGTGCTATGTACATGGGCAGAAGGCTAGGAATGGAGTAGCCATTATAACAAGGTATCCTATAGTTGGGGAATTGGTTACAAGTATTTTTTCATCTGATTACAAATCTAAGTTATGTTACGAATTAAGTTCAGAGAATTTTATTTATAATTGTGATGAGTCTCGTTATTTGGAGTGTGTAGTTCTACATCATAATATTAAAATTCGTATTGCTAGTATATATGTTCCTAATGGACAAAGTATTGATTCTGATGCTTTTCAATATAAACTTGGGTTTTTTGATCAATTAAGAGAACATGCATTATCTTTACTTAAAAAAGAAGAAATTTTAATATTAGGTGGCGATTATAATGTAGCACCTTATCCTATAGATGTCTATGATCCTGAAGTTATGGATGGTAAATTATGTTTTCATAAGTCTGAAAGAGAAAAGTTTCGATCTATTTTGAATTTAGGGTTTACAGATTCTTTTCGTGTATTGAATGACTATGAAAAGAAATTTAGTTGGTGGAATTATAAAGCAGGTGCATGGCAGCAAAATAGGGGTTTAAGAATAGATAACTTGTTATTATCACCACAAGCTACAGATAAGCTATTGTCTTGTGTTATTCATGATAAACTTAGAGGATTGGATACACCTTCTGACCATGCTCCAGTTGTATGTGAACTTGATTTAAGTTCTTAA
- the argJ gene encoding bifunctional glutamate N-acetyltransferase/amino-acid acetyltransferase ArgJ codes for MVKNFSNNPIRFLISPLAPTNFPVMPEVDGVELYSFACGIKNIVDELDLLIVKMPDNTSVGGVFTTSYTASSNVEHCRKILPHGKARVLIVNSGNSNVAVGVGGYKAVEEITRLCAERFDCSTEEVYFCSTGIIGIPLPVEKIKSVILDPMLGSIKSSWEDAADSITTTDTFVKMVTKEVSICGEKVTINGICKGSGMVAPNMATMLAYVFTNANIKSDVLQKLLKEYVNVSFNNITVDGDTSTSDSVLIFATNLAKHKQVCSVDDQALDDFKVALKDMLVEMAHLIVKDGEGVTKFIAINIKNATSVDAARKLGFSVANSLLVKTAIAGGDANWGRIMMAIGKAGEPFNKNEVSLKIGTHVILVNGEISSTYDKASVNQYVKSEQNIYIEVDINAGNFDATVWTCDLTHRFVDINGKYLT; via the coding sequence ATGGTCAAAAATTTTTCAAATAATCCAATTAGATTTCTTATTTCTCCTCTTGCTCCAACTAATTTTCCTGTTATGCCTGAAGTTGATGGAGTTGAGTTGTATTCTTTTGCTTGTGGTATTAAAAACATTGTAGATGAACTTGATCTCCTAATAGTTAAGATGCCAGATAACACTAGTGTAGGTGGGGTATTTACAACATCTTATACAGCGAGTAGCAATGTTGAACATTGTAGGAAGATACTTCCTCATGGTAAGGCAAGGGTTTTAATTGTAAATTCTGGTAACTCCAATGTTGCTGTAGGTGTTGGAGGGTATAAAGCCGTTGAAGAAATTACAAGGTTGTGTGCAGAAAGGTTTGATTGTTCTACTGAAGAAGTTTATTTTTGTTCTACAGGAATTATAGGTATTCCTTTGCCGGTTGAAAAAATTAAATCTGTAATACTAGATCCTATGTTGGGTAGTATTAAAAGCTCTTGGGAAGATGCTGCTGATAGTATTACTACAACTGATACCTTTGTAAAGATGGTCACAAAGGAGGTATCAATTTGTGGTGAAAAAGTTACCATAAATGGGATATGTAAAGGTTCAGGTATGGTTGCTCCAAATATGGCAACAATGTTAGCGTATGTTTTTACCAATGCTAACATTAAGTCAGATGTATTACAGAAATTGTTGAAAGAGTATGTTAATGTATCTTTTAATAATATTACTGTTGATGGTGATACATCTACTAGTGATTCAGTTTTAATATTTGCGACAAATCTTGCTAAACATAAGCAAGTATGTTCCGTTGATGATCAAGCTCTTGATGACTTTAAAGTTGCTTTAAAAGATATGCTAGTGGAAATGGCACATTTAATTGTAAAAGATGGAGAAGGGGTCACGAAATTTATTGCAATTAATATTAAAAATGCTACGTCAGTAGATGCTGCTAGAAAATTAGGTTTTTCAGTAGCAAATTCTTTGCTTGTCAAAACTGCTATAGCAGGTGGAGATGCTAATTGGGGTAGAATAATGATGGCTATAGGTAAAGCTGGGGAACCCTTTAATAAAAATGAAGTATCATTAAAAATAGGAACCCATGTAATATTAGTAAATGGTGAAATTAGTTCTACTTATGATAAAGCTTCTGTTAATCAATACGTAAAAAGTGAGCAAAATATTTATATCGAAGTTGATATTAATGCTGGTAATTTCGATGCAACTGTGTGGACCTGTGATTTAACTCATAGATTTGTTGATATTAATGGTAAGTATTTAACTTAA
- a CDS encoding outer membrane beta-barrel protein, with product MVSDSVSKFYVGGSYGYDKKILEFKTGDGYLDFDFNVNNVTGYNAGLTLGYICPSASLNNFRTDLEFMYITKKKIDNNKEVVDEDREKVLQKKMLYWNNNKYKVFFNLYYDVGNFFSIRDFTFFFGAGVDLHNFIGKLLKNTETLDLKSNLMMQSIVGIKYQLLNNIIMYGGYRYFIGYMKPKDNINFKRCYILGSYGLMFGLEFVF from the coding sequence ATGGTAAGTGATTCTGTTAGCAAGTTTTATGTTGGTGGATCTTATGGGTATGATAAAAAAATACTGGAATTTAAAACTGGAGATGGATATTTAGATTTTGATTTTAATGTAAATAATGTGACTGGTTATAATGCAGGGTTGACATTAGGTTATATATGTCCTAGTGCCTCTTTAAATAATTTTAGAACTGATCTAGAGTTTATGTATATAACTAAGAAAAAAATAGATAATAATAAAGAAGTAGTTGATGAAGATAGGGAAAAGGTCTTACAAAAAAAGATGTTGTATTGGAATAATAATAAATACAAAGTTTTCTTTAATTTGTACTATGATGTTGGTAATTTTTTTAGTATAAGAGACTTTACATTTTTTTTTGGAGCAGGTGTTGATCTCCATAATTTCATTGGTAAACTTTTGAAAAATACTGAAACTTTAGATCTTAAAAGTAATTTAATGATGCAAAGCATTGTTGGAATAAAGTATCAGTTATTAAATAATATTATTATGTATGGTGGATATAGATATTTTATTGGTTATATGAAACCTAAAGATAATATTAACTTTAAACGTTGCTATATTTTAGGATCTTACGGTCTTATGTTTGGTTTAGAGTTTGTTTTTTAG
- a CDS encoding argininosuccinate synthase — MKKIVLAYSGGLDTSVILKWLQENYNCEVVVFTADLGQNDDMSAIRQKAAASNVKEIFIEDLKEEFVKDFVFPMFRANTVYEGYYLLGTSIARPLIAKRQIEIAHLTGADAVAHGATGKGNDQIRFEFGYYSCDPNIKVIAPWRQWELTSRNSLIEYAKKHGIDVPLDKASEPPYSIDANLLHTSYEGKSLEDPYIEPDYTMLSKSVIPELASDTPEYIEISFKNGDPHAINNVPLSPANLLQQLNIIGGRHGIGIIDIVENRYIGIKSRGVYETPGGTILLHAHRAIESITLDREAAHLKDEIMPRYAKLIYNGYWWTTERKMLQALIDKSQDKVNGVVRLKLYKGSVMVVGRTSENSLYSHNLASFDSSGNYNHTDAEGFIKINSLRLRNS, encoded by the coding sequence ATGAAAAAAATAGTATTAGCTTATTCAGGGGGATTAGATACCTCAGTTATATTAAAATGGCTCCAAGAAAATTATAATTGTGAAGTAGTAGTATTTACTGCAGATTTAGGTCAAAATGATGATATGTCTGCAATAAGACAAAAGGCAGCTGCATCAAATGTAAAAGAAATTTTTATAGAAGACTTAAAAGAAGAATTTGTAAAAGATTTCGTATTCCCCATGTTTAGAGCAAATACTGTATATGAAGGATATTACTTATTGGGAACATCTATAGCAAGGCCATTAATAGCTAAACGACAAATTGAAATAGCTCACCTTACAGGAGCAGATGCTGTAGCACATGGAGCAACTGGAAAAGGAAATGACCAGATTAGATTTGAATTTGGATATTATTCATGCGATCCAAATATAAAGGTAATAGCACCTTGGCGTCAGTGGGAATTGACTTCAAGAAATAGTTTAATAGAATATGCAAAAAAGCATGGTATTGATGTTCCTTTAGATAAAGCAAGTGAACCACCATATTCTATAGATGCAAACCTATTACATACCTCATACGAAGGCAAATCTTTAGAAGATCCATATATTGAACCTGATTATACAATGCTCTCCAAATCAGTAATTCCAGAATTAGCTAGTGATACTCCAGAATATATAGAAATTTCCTTTAAAAACGGAGATCCACATGCAATAAATAATGTACCCCTTTCACCTGCAAATCTATTACAACAATTGAATATAATAGGTGGTAGACATGGTATAGGAATTATTGACATAGTAGAAAATCGCTATATAGGCATAAAATCAAGAGGAGTATACGAAACTCCTGGAGGAACAATTCTTTTACACGCACACCGTGCTATAGAAAGTATAACTTTAGACAGAGAAGCAGCACACCTTAAGGATGAAATAATGCCAAGATATGCTAAACTAATATATAATGGATATTGGTGGACTACTGAAAGAAAGATGTTACAAGCACTTATTGATAAATCACAAGACAAAGTAAATGGAGTAGTACGCTTAAAATTATACAAAGGATCTGTTATGGTTGTAGGACGAACATCAGAAAATAGCTTATATTCACATAACCTAGCAAGCTTTGACTCATCAGGAAATTATAATCATACAGACGCAGAAGGATTTATTAAAATAAATTCTCTAAGATTAAGAAATAGCTAA
- a CDS encoding ankyrin repeat domain-containing protein gives MADPKQDNLQQNPNSQEDNIQSSDQVNPQPGGEDQQHVEGQPPLAQPVEEGAVGGLDVADLPSQQETGETVEEGLYAVPLPKDQRPTPTQVLEEDPSVEEEEIAPPLPPRGDVAELQEAVEEDPLYAVPLPKGQRPAPTQVLEEDPSVEEEEEIAPPLPPRNNVGEVEPQEDPIYQGIPGHQEEMEEDPYASLDQVSQGAGADGIQENPVPQEAGEELEEDIYQDPADFQGLGQGGQQLDQAGYQGPSIGDRQLVNGPYGFNDGSYAMEFDDVMWEGVRDAVIHDEEIDPKFLVTDGLMRHICDKIVQSEGNLPEPDLEEIVSILKNDKEGISELINEPVQVDIPNNPVREGRNVMTLLHLAYAYNVDPRIINAIESVENSFGESGLDGYNIQDADGNLPLHHAAKNCNGQVLDNCISKTNSNIINIRNFGNQSPLHVMVQNPGCSIGNIQVANECGMDFNLIDHPTGRMPIHYAAEAASSEVLSYVIRNTKAESPQASAVNTQDVNGRTPLHCAAISGNSKGLSVMLLQNGVDCAVRDKNYSTPLHYAVAGNDIKSIKNLCSVKGRVQGVKSSAASLLCEDLQGDTPLHIACKVEGTKAFETVRQSIKKHHGKQVLQELLIREGSGPRLNVSGFGSQSILSGVSGDLYGYLNSQNFPTSPVHAAVKANNLQLLNLFLKKSPDILRQSSPNGFNPVHMAALFADVKTVKLIIENASGEEVNAQSDSTLTPLHLACIRGDGSIIKRMVEHESVNVNQTMGPDQNTVLQYAINRGNHSLIKRLLSHPSIDLNVRNADGKTSAHSAMEKGDLKTVKALCNAGADVNTVDNNGRSVISSAIYSGQNEKKLVPIVKLLLNSGAKIGQSEDKNILLQKCINSGYNKLLDLLLEQGERINVEGKASPLVSAVVSGNTHAVKKLVASGGDINQKVSDENSIHYKNSLLMIAVENTDLVMLELLSSKGCNATAVGRDGNTACHMLVNHQEKGFAEKGVKTLISKGGRTARDILSKQNSNGDTPLHLALKLSGTKIASAMISALDKKDFSKIAGAKNDAGETLLHVAVNSGNPDLVKLLVSNLNKDVLEALACTPNNNGDTPLHCALKNYDGKCARIILEGCDKRDLSAVIGVQNLYGNTALHLALRPGAEGLQTIQQGLNEVVDLMLNGLDKESLSSTVNVRNDEGKTPVHYAVSGDSTYSKKLIKACSCDTLTIPSLDGKLLSGCVEGESHLKKPKTILDKVLGRSVYKTLLKYEAKAAVHGLHGPDFSSPKSLQEGIQSGKFQGVSSSSESLSEKEIQSEQVQGSSPFQEFIPSVPVYKTLDGVEEGVDSSKSQKSVLHRLPSYSPELNTITMSPTVSLGASAKESGFETDTVSVSSSVEEISSLSSSGLSSLSSRGLSSSSESLFLSGIFDKGEGQHKASEEQLQELSEEITDIVQGLPPITSEDIGAQAVSPSTSQGADVKKSSCQSK, from the coding sequence ATGGCAGATCCAAAACAAGATAATTTACAACAAAATCCTAATTCGCAAGAGGATAATATTCAAAGTTCAGATCAGGTTAATCCTCAGCCTGGTGGAGAAGATCAACAACATGTTGAAGGTCAACCACCGCTAGCCCAACCAGTAGAAGAAGGTGCTGTTGGTGGATTAGATGTTGCTGATTTGCCTTCTCAGCAAGAAACAGGAGAAACTGTAGAAGAAGGTTTGTATGCGGTACCTTTACCTAAAGATCAGAGACCTACTCCTACTCAAGTATTAGAAGAAGATCCTTCTGTTGAAGAAGAAGAAATTGCTCCTCCACTTCCGCCAAGAGGGGATGTAGCTGAGCTTCAGGAAGCAGTTGAAGAAGATCCATTGTATGCGGTACCTTTACCTAAAGGTCAAAGACCTGCTCCTACTCAAGTATTAGAAGAAGATCCTTCTGTTGAAGAAGAGGAAGAAATTGCTCCTCCACTTCCGCCAAGAAACAATGTGGGTGAAGTTGAGCCTCAGGAAGATCCTATATATCAGGGAATACCCGGGCATCAGGAAGAAATGGAAGAAGATCCATATGCGAGTCTTGATCAAGTTTCACAAGGTGCAGGTGCAGATGGAATTCAGGAAAACCCTGTACCTCAAGAAGCAGGTGAAGAACTTGAAGAAGATATATATCAAGATCCTGCTGACTTCCAAGGACTTGGTCAAGGTGGTCAACAGTTAGATCAAGCGGGATATCAAGGTCCTAGTATAGGGGACAGACAGTTAGTGAATGGACCATATGGCTTTAATGATGGTTCGTACGCTATGGAGTTTGACGATGTTATGTGGGAAGGTGTTAGGGATGCAGTTATTCATGATGAAGAGATAGATCCTAAATTTCTAGTAACTGATGGGTTAATGCGTCATATTTGTGATAAAATAGTACAATCTGAAGGAAATTTACCTGAGCCAGATCTAGAAGAAATTGTTAGTATTTTAAAAAATGATAAGGAAGGGATATCTGAACTAATTAATGAGCCAGTGCAAGTTGATATTCCTAATAATCCTGTCCGTGAAGGTAGAAATGTAATGACATTACTGCATTTAGCTTATGCATATAATGTTGATCCAAGGATCATTAACGCTATAGAAAGTGTAGAGAATTCATTCGGCGAGAGTGGTCTTGATGGTTATAATATTCAGGATGCTGATGGAAATTTACCATTGCACCATGCTGCTAAAAATTGTAATGGTCAAGTATTGGATAATTGTATATCTAAGACAAATAGTAATATAATTAATATTAGAAATTTTGGAAATCAATCCCCATTGCATGTTATGGTTCAGAACCCTGGCTGTTCTATAGGGAACATACAGGTTGCTAATGAATGTGGTATGGATTTTAATCTTATAGATCATCCTACTGGTAGGATGCCTATACATTATGCTGCTGAAGCTGCTTCTTCTGAGGTGCTATCATATGTAATCAGAAATACAAAAGCTGAGTCTCCTCAAGCTAGTGCAGTTAATACACAAGATGTAAATGGACGTACTCCATTGCATTGTGCGGCAATCAGCGGTAATTCAAAAGGGTTATCTGTGATGTTATTACAAAATGGTGTAGATTGTGCTGTACGTGATAAGAATTATAGTACACCTTTACATTATGCTGTTGCTGGTAATGATATAAAATCGATAAAAAATTTATGTTCAGTTAAAGGACGTGTTCAAGGTGTTAAAAGTTCTGCTGCATCATTATTATGTGAAGATTTGCAAGGTGATACACCTTTGCATATTGCTTGTAAAGTTGAAGGTACCAAGGCATTTGAAACCGTAAGGCAATCTATAAAAAAGCACCATGGGAAACAAGTTTTGCAAGAATTATTAATAAGAGAAGGAAGTGGGCCTAGGTTAAATGTGTCTGGTTTTGGTTCGCAGAGTATATTATCAGGTGTAAGTGGAGACTTATATGGTTATCTGAATTCACAAAATTTTCCTACTTCTCCAGTGCATGCTGCTGTTAAAGCGAATAATCTACAATTGCTTAATTTATTTTTAAAAAAATCTCCAGATATCCTCAGACAATCGTCCCCTAATGGATTCAATCCTGTTCATATGGCTGCTTTATTTGCAGATGTTAAAACTGTAAAATTGATTATTGAGAACGCTTCAGGAGAAGAAGTTAATGCTCAGAGTGATAGTACACTTACTCCATTACATCTAGCATGTATCCGAGGTGATGGTAGTATAATAAAAAGGATGGTTGAACATGAAAGTGTGAATGTTAATCAAACTATGGGACCCGATCAAAATACTGTGTTGCAATATGCAATTAATAGAGGTAACCATAGTCTTATTAAGAGATTATTGTCCCATCCTTCTATTGATCTTAATGTTAGAAATGCTGATGGTAAAACGTCTGCGCATTCTGCGATGGAAAAAGGAGATTTGAAAACTGTAAAAGCTCTATGTAATGCTGGAGCAGATGTTAATACTGTGGATAATAACGGCCGTTCTGTGATATCTAGTGCTATATATTCAGGACAAAATGAAAAAAAACTTGTTCCTATAGTTAAGCTTTTATTAAATAGTGGTGCAAAAATTGGTCAAAGTGAGGATAAAAATATACTTTTACAAAAGTGTATAAATTCTGGGTATAACAAATTATTAGATTTATTACTGGAACAAGGTGAAAGGATTAATGTAGAAGGTAAAGCATCTCCATTAGTTTCTGCTGTAGTGTCTGGTAATACTCATGCTGTTAAGAAACTGGTTGCTAGTGGTGGAGATATTAATCAAAAAGTCTCTGATGAGAACAGTATTCATTATAAAAATAGTTTGTTAATGATTGCTGTGGAAAACACTGATCTTGTTATGCTGGAATTGTTATCTTCTAAAGGATGTAATGCTACTGCCGTAGGAAGAGATGGTAATACAGCATGTCATATGCTTGTTAACCATCAAGAAAAAGGTTTTGCTGAAAAGGGTGTAAAAACGCTAATATCTAAAGGTGGAAGAACTGCCAGGGATATTCTCTCAAAACAAAATAGTAATGGTGATACACCGCTGCATTTAGCTCTTAAGTTATCTGGTACTAAGATAGCATCTGCTATGATATCTGCTTTGGACAAAAAAGATTTCTCAAAGATTGCGGGAGCAAAAAATGATGCAGGAGAGACGTTATTACATGTAGCTGTTAATTCAGGTAATCCAGATTTAGTAAAATTATTAGTAAGTAATTTAAATAAAGATGTGCTAGAGGCTTTAGCATGTACACCAAATAACAATGGTGATACACCTTTGCATTGTGCACTGAAGAATTATGATGGTAAATGTGCGCGAATAATATTAGAAGGTTGTGATAAAAGGGATTTAAGTGCTGTAATAGGTGTGCAAAATTTGTACGGTAATACAGCATTGCATTTAGCTCTGAGACCTGGTGCTGAAGGCTTACAGACCATTCAGCAAGGTTTGAATGAAGTAGTTGATTTAATGTTAAATGGTTTGGATAAAGAATCTTTGTCAAGTACAGTTAATGTTCGAAATGACGAAGGGAAAACTCCTGTGCATTATGCTGTATCAGGGGATAGTACATATTCCAAAAAATTGATTAAAGCATGTAGTTGCGACACATTAACGATACCTAGTTTGGATGGTAAATTATTATCAGGATGTGTTGAAGGGGAAAGTCATCTTAAAAAGCCTAAAACAATATTAGATAAGGTCTTAGGACGTTCTGTATACAAGACCCTACTAAAATATGAAGCAAAAGCTGCAGTTCATGGTCTACATGGACCCGATTTTAGTAGTCCTAAATCATTACAAGAGGGGATACAAAGTGGAAAGTTTCAGGGAGTCTCTAGTAGTAGTGAATCATTATCAGAAAAGGAAATACAGAGTGAACAGGTTCAGGGATCATCTCCGTTTCAGGAGTTTATTCCTAGTGTTCCTGTTTATAAAACATTAGATGGTGTAGAAGAAGGTGTTGATAGCAGTAAGTCGCAAAAATCTGTGTTGCATAGACTTCCATCTTATTCTCCTGAACTGAATACAATAACAATGAGTCCTACTGTATCTCTAGGTGCATCAGCGAAGGAGAGTGGTTTTGAGACCGATACCGTATCTGTATCTTCCTCTGTGGAGGAAATATCGAGTTTAAGCAGCAGTGGTTTATCATCGTTATCTTCTAGAGGATTGTCATCTTCAAGTGAATCATTATTTCTTAGTGGAATATTTGATAAGGGTGAAGGACAACATAAGGCTTCAGAAGAACAGCTACAAGAATTAAGTGAGGAAATTACAGATATTGTTCAGGGACTACCTCCTATTACATCTGAAGATATAGGTGCTCAAGCAGTATCTCCTAGTACAAGTCAAGGTGCTGATGTGAAAAAAAGTTCTTGCCAGAGCAAATAA
- a CDS encoding deoxyguanosinetriphosphate triphosphohydrolase, whose translation MLDLVKYACNPTETRGRIFHEEEDQYCDCYQRDRDRIIYSGAFRKLQYKTQVFINYENDYYRTRLTHSLEVAQIARSLSRKLRFNEDLTEAISLAHDLGHPPFGHAGEDALNEMTMHHLGFDHNIQALRILTFLEKRYIKFDGMNLTWETLEGVAKHNGPITGENRINSNKKIHKFMLDYDSYYKLDLDNFSSAEAQIASISDDIAYNMHDIDDGIRAKILVIEELLELPLIGDILKKVIDDNSGLSVSDNRIVHEFLRRTVDIMLMDIISQVTNNIKEYDIRSHDDIRKLGKVFVHFSEEMNQYKIGLQNFLRTKLYNYYKVKRVKNKVKRIIKELFQVFYDDPQILPSDWGVKAMDANLIDRSIVICDFISGMTDRFAIQEHRKIFDTTYEMLVF comes from the coding sequence ATGTTAGATCTAGTAAAATATGCATGTAATCCTACTGAAACAAGAGGTAGAATATTTCATGAAGAGGAAGACCAATATTGCGACTGTTATCAAAGGGATCGTGACCGCATTATATATTCGGGTGCATTCCGTAAATTACAGTATAAAACACAAGTATTTATTAATTATGAAAATGATTATTATAGAACAAGACTAACTCATAGTCTTGAAGTTGCTCAAATAGCAAGGTCATTAAGTAGAAAGCTGAGATTTAATGAAGATTTAACAGAAGCTATATCTTTAGCACATGATTTGGGTCATCCTCCATTTGGGCATGCAGGAGAAGATGCTTTAAATGAGATGACTATGCATCATTTAGGATTTGATCATAATATTCAGGCTCTGAGGATATTAACATTTTTAGAAAAAAGATATATAAAATTTGATGGCATGAACCTTACTTGGGAAACATTGGAAGGAGTAGCTAAACATAATGGTCCTATTACAGGGGAAAATCGAATTAATTCTAATAAAAAAATACATAAGTTTATGTTAGATTATGATTCATATTATAAGTTAGACCTTGACAATTTTTCTAGTGCTGAAGCTCAAATTGCATCTATCTCTGATGATATAGCTTATAATATGCATGATATTGATGATGGAATAAGAGCAAAAATTTTGGTTATAGAGGAATTATTAGAATTACCATTGATTGGGGACATCTTAAAGAAAGTAATAGATGATAACTCTGGATTAAGTGTATCTGATAATCGAATTGTGCATGAGTTTCTAAGAAGAACTGTTGATATTATGTTAATGGATATAATATCTCAGGTTACAAACAATATTAAAGAGTATGATATACGTTCTCATGATGATATTAGGAAGTTAGGTAAAGTATTTGTACATTTTTCTGAAGAAATGAATCAGTATAAAATAGGCTTACAAAACTTTCTTAGAACTAAATTATACAACTACTATAAAGTGAAAAGGGTAAAAAATAAAGTAAAGCGTATAATAAAAGAATTATTTCAAGTTTTTTATGATGATCCACAGATTTTACCTTCTGATTGGGGTGTGAAAGCAATGGATGCTAATTTAATAGATCGATCAATTGTAATTTGTGATTTTATCTCAGGCATGACAGATCGTTTTGCTATTCAAGAGCATAGAAAAATCTTTGATACAACGTACGAGATGTTGGTATTTTAG
- a CDS encoding HesB/IscA family protein, with translation MSNLKSADLTLTENAVNKIKHLIDQEEDADSLLCLSVSGGGCSGFQYNFNICNINTLLADDEDDEDDDYDFLDDDDEEYDDEDELEGGSSAKFTVFDEETGKPLLLIDQASNNLLKHSIIDYVEDINGSRFIINNPIAKSKCGCGNSFSI, from the coding sequence ATGTCAAACTTAAAGAGTGCAGACTTAACCCTTACAGAAAATGCTGTTAATAAAATTAAACATTTAATTGATCAAGAAGAAGATGCAGATTCTCTTTTATGCCTATCCGTTTCTGGTGGTGGATGTTCAGGATTTCAGTATAACTTCAACATTTGCAATATAAATACATTACTTGCTGATGACGAAGATGATGAAGACGACGATTATGACTTTCTTGACGATGATGATGAAGAATACGATGACGAAGATGAGTTAGAGGGAGGAAGCAGTGCAAAGTTTACCGTTTTTGATGAAGAGACCGGAAAGCCTCTATTACTAATAGATCAAGCATCTAATAATCTTTTAAAGCACTCTATAATAGATTATGTTGAAGATATTAATGGGTCAAGATTTATAATCAACAACCCAATTGCAAAATCTAAGTGTGGATGTGGTAATAGTTTCTCTATATAA
- the lepB gene encoding signal peptidase I, protein MKKYYSFIRLFSTVFLALVVALLLRVFLFEPFHIPSGSMKSTLLVGDYIFISKYSYGYSKHSIPFSLPIIKGRIFSKLPKAGDVVVFRPPKEMNLHYIKRVIGVPGDKIQLIDGFLYINGEKMKYEKLGDFVDDDGKVISRYSETLYNGNTHEILDEVPGSPLDNTPVYHVPEGYVFVLGDNRDNSRDSRFITDVGYIPLENIVGKAHVVALSFKKSDTVLPFAIRLDRIWHTIN, encoded by the coding sequence TTGAAAAAATATTACTCTTTCATAAGGCTTTTTTCAACTGTATTTCTTGCCTTAGTTGTAGCTCTATTGCTGCGGGTCTTTTTATTTGAACCATTCCACATACCTTCCGGTTCAATGAAAAGTACATTGTTAGTAGGTGACTATATATTTATCAGTAAGTATAGCTATGGTTATAGCAAGCATTCTATTCCCTTTTCACTACCAATAATAAAAGGTCGCATTTTTTCTAAACTACCAAAAGCTGGTGATGTTGTTGTATTTCGTCCACCTAAAGAGATGAATCTTCATTATATCAAAAGAGTCATTGGAGTACCTGGAGATAAAATACAGCTCATTGATGGGTTTTTGTATATTAATGGAGAAAAAATGAAGTATGAAAAGCTGGGTGATTTTGTTGATGATGACGGAAAGGTAATTAGCCGCTATTCAGAAACTCTATATAATGGAAATACTCATGAAATATTAGACGAAGTTCCAGGTAGCCCACTTGACAACACTCCTGTATATCATGTACCTGAAGGGTATGTTTTTGTACTAGGAGATAATAGGGATAATTCCCGAGATAGCAGGTTTATTACAGATGTTGGATACATCCCTCTTGAAAACATCGTAGGTAAAGCTCATGTGGTAGCACTGTCATTTAAAAAGTCTGATACTGTTTTACCTTTTGCAATAAGGTTAGATAGAATATGGCATACTATTAATTAG